The genomic stretch GTTTCTAATCAAAAGAAGAATGTCGCAGGTCGTTGTTGGTGATGAGGGGTAACAGCGCAGATATGGCTAGGCATGTAATGTGTCCCTCGCCCAACAAAAGAGTCACAATCACCTTTTTCAAACTCAAACCAGACTCCGGCAAGGTCCAGCCGCGGCCCATCACTAACCCCGTCTCCCTATGGCGACCAGGCACCCCAGCTCCTCCAGCCTGCGGCATGGTCAGAGCTCCACTGGTGATGCTAGCTCCGGCTCCCAAGAGGTTGGACGGCGGCACTGGAGTCTTCTTGCCGTGGACACCGCCTGTATCGTCAAGAAAACCAGCCAAGCATCTCCCCCCGCGTGTCCAGAGGCTGCGTCTCCTGTCAGCAGTGAAGTCGGTGGCAGATCGTGAATCCTCTTCGCCCGAGATAGGAGTGAGCTGAGTTGGAAAGTGTCACGCACGGAagctctctttctttttctattttgacGAGTCTTTTGGTTGGTTCGGTTGTATACTTGAGAGAGTTTGGTTggtttttccccctttttttcttcttaacatTTTATTTGCTAAATTTTATAGATCGAAGATTAGGGTATTGCGTTACATCTACTGTTGAATGTTGATACATGATTCACCCGGAAGTAGAAGTAGTGCACATAACCTTAAACTGTATTTGCATTAAAATCTTGAAGTATGCCCCCACAGCCCCATTTGCCATAATATTCCAAGATCGTCAGCTTCAATCAAGAAAAGAGGAAACTAACCGAATTTGCTCTTGCAACTGCTTTTCAGAGATTctgtttgtcttctttgttcttctatTGGATAAAACGACAGAAACACATAGCTTCTCACTGGCTCAATTTTCCTCATCCCACAAGCGTAGAATCAAAGCAAATCCAACATCCCACTCAATTCTTCATGTCCTACATATTTCGCATATACACCAAAACCACTCCTCTGGGACAAGAATCCCTTAGAGATAAAAGAACATCCTTTTCTGGTTCTCTAGTCTTCTTCCTGACAGACAATGCACAGAAGAGAGGATGATGACAGCAGCAGCTCTCTGCGGCCTCTAGGCATTTGCCGTCGCATTTTTAAATTTGTAGTGGCTAAACTAGGGATattgggagagaaagagatgaatgaAGATAATCCTGAGAGGAACAAACTGATCAAGAAGGGATCAAGGACTGACATCACTATTCATTTCAAGCAAATAGAAGACTCGGAGGATAACGGCAAATCCAAGAACAACTCCCCTGGCTCGTCAATACAAGAATCAGAGAAAGAGACAATAATCAGACTAGCTAATGGTAGTAACGGCCCTAAGAAGAGGTTACTTGAGAAGGGGAAGAAGAGCATGTTGGGTGAGCCGAGCCCCAAGCAACAAATCAACCAGCCTGAAGCAGGGAAACCACCACCACAGCCGCATAGACGTCTGAGGCCCCTTCTAGATGATATAAATAAGAAATCAGATGCTTTTATCAAGAGTACACTGGAGAAGATGAGAAAAGGCTTAGCCTAGAACCAAACAAGTTGAGcctctccttctctctcgcTTCCTTGTTGAAGAAGAACCAACCAACAGACAATAGGATGCAAAAGAGTTATTTGATTTACTCAtcaattctttaattttcttttaaaatttagcaGCTGCATTCTTGATAAGAAAAAGTAGACTTGTATTTTGAGCTAAAATTCACCTCAGAATTCTATGATTTACAAGAAATATTCCTTAAGAGCTAAGCTCATATATTCTTGTCGAAAAATGTGTTCACATTCGTTTGCCTTAAACCCACGTACCTGACACGATAGGCTTCGTTCGACAGAGAAGCTAAATGAAGAATGAttcaaaggaagagaagacaaagaatcCCAACACAGGTACACCCTACTCTGTTGTTTCCAGCCATCCAAGCTGGAAGTAAGTAagaggcaaaaaaaaactaataatgtGAGGCAGCAGAAATAATGGCCCAAAGATAAGCAATCGAAATTCAGAAGGAGGAATGGAATACCTTCCAGGCGTACATGGCAAAGAAGGCAACAGTATCAGCAGACCAGACAAGAGCAAAGGATTTGTAAAAGAAGGGTATAGCAACATTGAGCAAGGGGACGATGAGAAAGAGGTAGTTAAGAGCCTCTTTCTCTTTACTTGGACAGTCTCGTGCTCGAAGAGAAGGGATAGCTGCCAAGAATAaatattagagagagagagagagagagagagaaaaggaaaggaagagttagagagagagaaggatgcAGCTTACTGAACATCCAAATGGACCACATCCCAATGAGCCTCCATAAATCAGGTTCGTTGGAGGGAAAGAGGAGGTTGAAAGAAAGGACCCCTCCAACGAACATAGATGCATACGCTTGAACCTCAAAAACTTTATAGAGAGTAGTTCCAGGGACAGCTGGGTTTTTACTGGCGGTGGAAGCCCGCGGGGCAAAGGTT from Camelina sativa cultivar DH55 unplaced genomic scaffold, Cs unpScaffold02024, whole genome shotgun sequence encodes the following:
- the LOC104774213 gene encoding uncharacterized protein LOC104774213, translating into QFIINQVVNKTAATFAPRASTASKNPAVPGTTLYKVFEVQAYASMFVGGVLSFNLLFPSNEPDLWRLIGMWSIWMFTIPSLRARDCPSKEKEALNYLFLIVPLLNVAIPFFYKSFALVWSADTVAFFAMYAWKLGWLETTE
- the LOC104774211 gene encoding uncharacterized protein LOC104774211; its protein translation is MHRREDDDSSSSLRPLGICRRIFKFVVAKLGILGEKEMNEDNPERNKLIKKGSRTDITIHFKQIEDSEDNGKSKNNSPGSSIQESEKETIIRLANGSNGPKKRLLEKGKKSMLGEPSPKQQINQPEAGKPPPQPHRRLRPLLDDINKKSDAFIKSTLEKMRKGLA
- the LOC104774212 gene encoding uncharacterized protein LOC104774212, with amino-acid sequence CVINFFDEDEHSQPFQKPPHVDQPISTLVLSESTMVFGHRLGVDNDGNFRGSLTLPLKEGSLLVMRGNSADMARHVMCPSPNKRVTITFFKLKPDSGKVQPRPITNPVSLWRPGTPAPPACGMVRAPLVMLAPAPKRLDGGTGVFLPWTPPVSSRKPAKHLPPRVQRLRLLSAVKSVADRESSSPEIGVS